The genome window gacctccacattaaatacgttgtagcgtgtagCCCTTTCAGACTACGGGGtatggatgctggacagcgaagccctacggccatagtaacattctaAAAGAAGTACCTCAAAATCTGAGCATTCCacacggactatgccacgcgcaagctgaacttcacgagtaactttgctgtggactttccaactagAGCAGAGTAGAAGACCGACCGCGTATTGCAAtgttatgacacagtatcctttaccgatggatcaaagatgatctGAGGAGTCGGTAGGGGGGCTTTTtcaaatacacacagtgtatcgtCTCCcgggtttcgccagtgtattccaagcgaaagtactggcgatactggaaatcAATCGATGGCTgaagcatgatccgagcccaaaATGTCATGTAGCCATTTTAACGAACACCCAAGCGACCATTAAGGTCTTGTACTTAGCAACGGCGCCGGTCTGCACGGAGCaatggggaccatgccgccagccTCGgcaaccctcaggcacttctttTGCGTTTGCCCAGCTCTAGTGTCAGGCTACGAGCACTGCGTAAACCATCCcttggggacctcagaaagatttctagTTATGAGgtggagagctgcttttcttcctgaatgctatgggctggctctgaagatatcAGATGGATGGATTGttcctccttgctctcatagcAGCAGTGACGGTCtaaggagtttgtgacatcaaaacggcgcaccacagctctAATTTAGCTTctaggagcggccactgatacctacctacccacctTGAAGGAGGGAGCGGCAAATCCAAGCTATATGAGAACTTACTAGCTAAAATTGACGCCAACATCGAGATCGATTCAGGAATGCGATCTAGGCAAGCCGACCCCGTTACCGAATacgacaaagactgaagaaggaGAATAGAATTACAGTCCACTCTAACTTTGACTTTGGAGTCAGAGAAGTATTTGATTGACGTTAAACCGCTCCCAATCTTCTAGCTTGGGTTTGTGATTACGCTGGGCTGAAGGTGCACTTAAGTGTCCGTAAATCTGCTGAATTAACTCTCTTAGCTTTCTGGGCTTGTTAGACAGTTCAATCCCAGAAGTAATATGCACTTAAATCATCCACTAGTAAAATTTACCTTTAAATTATTAGGCATGTATTATTTATGAAAGTTGAAAGTTtctcaaaaaataattttattcaaatttcagaATAGAGAATTTTTGCCCCTACAAGGGcaaggacgattccgtagcaaaCCGTCTGCTGGTAGATAAAATCTGGAGAATGATTCAGCCTGGAAAGTTTATAAAcacaatatcaatggtagagaaaaagaagacgtggcagaccctagctcagatggagcgatagttTAGGTCGAATCACCAAGCAGCTTTAAGGAGTTCCTTGATAAAGTCCAGACTgcacaccggttgttgcgcagttggtGAAGATGAAAATTACCCCTAATCTCCAAGTAAGAGCCTATGAATACGTGATCTGATGGTCAACTTTCTTAGCATTTTAGGTTTTAGGTTTGATCACCTTCATCTATCGCGGTTATTACAAACCTGACAAAATGCCTCTGGACGAAGACGAGAAATAATCAACCTTAAAGCAAATTGATTATCTCAATTTCAGGTATCTGTTATTTAGGAAAGACGACAGTTTTTCAGAATagcattttattgaaatttcaaaatagaaaTTTAGATACAGTCAGCAACACTTGGGGCAGTTCCGTTGCAGTAGTTGAGCCATCCGTACCAGGCCTTGAATCCTTGTTGTTTGTAGACAAGTTGGGCACACTTCCAGGAAGCGGACAAGTTTCCGAGAAGAGCGGTACAGGAGATTCCACAGCTATTGTAGGATGAAACATTTCCTTGACACCACCATTGGTTGTTGATTTGGAAGAGACCGAAATCTTGGGTTCCGTTGTAGTTGAGAGCTCCGACGGCTTGATCGTTGAAGGATGATTCGTGTTGGATCAAACAAATCCAGTTGGCGAGAGTGGTCAAGTTGGTTACACCGTAGTCGTGGTAGAGGATACGAGCCATTTCACAACGGCTGTAAACCCTGGCTTGAGCACAGGAAACGAGGACGAGGAGAGCAATAACTGCGATGGCTTTCATTTTGAATAGTTCGGTTCTTCAGTGGATACAAGGAACTGATGAGAATTCGATGAATTGTCCGTCCTTTTATACTTGCATTTCACTCAAAATAACTTCGTCACCCATTGTGTTCGACACTTTGGTTTATCTTAGATAACACCAACATTTAAAGTTTTAATTAATATTTCAGATTATCTTGGGAAACTACTCAGATTTTATCTTCTCGAACAGCGTTTCTTTTTCTGGTAATACCCTTAAAAAACATTTGAACGTTTCTTACAATATTCAGTTCAGTTGATTCAGAATATACTACTATTGAAATAGTTACTGCTCTTAAGAGCCAGTCTCTCAGAAACAAAGCAAATCAAACCACAATCCTGGTCCATTTCTGAAGATTTCGAGTAATATCaataaacagaataataataaacccTCGACATGACCCGTCTACGTACTTTTGTCCTTTTATACTTCGCCATTACCGCTGGGATAAATACACAAACAAACTGGTAACTagaaaaatcgaggctctgcggaaaccctgtttatttaaggccgagcagatggagagcgcggaggactgtccacttttctctataaaagcgTTGGAACAGGCAgcgctctctatgaaaaacaaaaaggcgccaggaccaGATGGTATTCCTGTAgatgtatacaaactggtattccaataccggccagacttactgctcgcgcattcaacgcttgtttgAAAGAgagcactttccctgctcgttggaaggtggcgaggcttgcgctgatccattaAGGGAAAggtgaccccgaattgccgtcttcggccactatgtatgcttgacactgctgggaaagcgctcgaaaagctcatcagaagtggaCTCGCTAAAACGATACGCGCagctggagatttatctccccggcagtttggttttagagcagggagatccacagttgatgctgtcatgcaagtcgtagaCGCCGTTCGataagcggaggcacatagccgccgaacttgaCAGGTGGTATTCCTCGCAACGCTTAATGTccgaaacgcctttaattccgtaagatggaaagacattttaggcacactagacaatattttcaacgtaccgaactatctcttacggatattgactATCTgtggaaccgctccctgctctatgaaatactagagagtcaaaggaggatggaggtcacgtcggggggtagcacagggatccatccactGGGCCTataatagtctacttaaactcgacatgtcagaagagtcgcgcctggtcagctaacagatgatgtcgcagcgcttattgctggatgcactgtcgaacaggcgcaaagcagactcggcaaattgatgcgacgggtaagtggtaatcatggtttcaaccttggaaccgttggaaaaaaccgaagtagtcatctggACTAAAAAGATaattccaaccctgcgtcccatatcgttcggctagtcgataatcgagttaaaaccaatggtaaagtacctcgggctgactcttgactcaaagataagcttttttgagcaaatcaaaccaGCACCGAACAAGGCTGCACCTAGAGTTTTGGCGCTAAGCAGGCTGATAGCAAACATTGGGGTCCTATGTCTAGcaagcgacgtctcctgatgagttcaaagcagtctgtcctgctctatgacgcagaagtatgggctggcgctcatagcaaggaggtatatcgtaaacgtctcgcgcaagtacagagacgggagctttgcgaatggcgtctgcgtaccgcattgtctctgaaccggccgtgatgttaaggagcgtcaagtcatatacaaacgcaagggaaatgagccaagagaggtggttactctcgtggcaaaatgaaactaggggCAGaggaactgcgcggctcatcggcaacttagatgcCTGGCTGAATCGAGACTGATACTCAATTTTTTAGTGGGCatgaaagttttcagtcttacctgcacaagattggaaaggcgcgatctccggattgagtgttttacaatggagttgtggacgatgtccaccacactttttttttcttgtggaaggtgggatgggattcttcagcaactctatttaaacacaggggttctctctccagacaacattgtcgaagagatcctgaggagtgctgacaggagCCTTGTTGCCCATCACGTTCTAGGAATGGGCtggttgctaagaagatagagcttgaccggtggaggagccggatggcagggggttccttaaactgacagttcccttcctcctctcccctcccgttggtgacaggaattccctgatttgaaagctccgtaaggcgggagagttcggggactaacccgaagtaatgtaacaaacggttccaggctagctctctgacgatggggaggtgtttatttggtagtccgacggcgtaccgaaccgggaacAAACGGTGATGAGCCAGACAAAAGACACACTAGATTCTGGTTGTTGTTGTGCTGTATTTGTACTAGATATCGAGAACAAAATCTACTCCGCCAACTTCGCCAAATTAAAGGCTGACACTAGTGTTCTTAGAGATTTGCCAACCGCGGTCGAGAATTATTTCTCCGGTAAGGAACGGATGAAGGTTCTAAAGACGTAATTGTCCCAGCGGATTATCCCAGAACTCGGCACTGGGTCGCCTGCTGTAGAATGTCATGTATCATGGAGTGGTTATGCTTCCCATCCTAGAGAAGACTGCTTCTGTTAGCTTTGCTGATAATCTGACTGCGGATGTTACAGTAGAGAGACAATGGGTCTACGTGGGGGCCTACGTGGCATAGTTTTAATGACCTGACGAGAAAAGGCCCGGTTGACCTTAGCAGACGAGAACCCAGAACGGTCTGAATAACGAACCAAATATAAATTGGACTAAAGAGATCCAAAGAGTAGCGCTCAATGCATGACAGGTAGATCGAAACCGCTCCGTGCCTGTATAGGTGTAGTGGAACTGTAGAGTAGCGCGCactgatcacctcgaaaattagCACCTTCGCGATCGTCATGGGGTTGTAATCATTGCGGTAAAATTTCGATAGAGCAATCTTtgatgatatggtcatgtaattcgcgccgaCGAGAACTTACTAGCTAAAATCGacctgaacattgaagtcagtGGAGAATGACTCATAGGCCGATCGACACAGCGATGACTTGATACGGTAGACGGTGATCTGAGAGCATCTCGACACCGCCTGCACCAAGAAAAGTGAAGAACAAAAactgaagaaggagaagagAATTCCAGTACCCCCTAACTATGGCGGCCTCGTGATTAGTCATTTTCCAGTTAGTAAAATTCACCATCATAGGACGGTCAGAAATCATTAGCCTTCAAGGAAGTGGATTATCTAGATTTACAAAActttaacaaatttttgaaaaaacctttttattgaaatttcaaaataggTATTTAGATACAGTCAGCAACACTTGGGGCAGTTCCGTTGCAGTAGTTGAGCCATCCGTACCAGGCCTTGAATCCTTGTTGTTTGTAGACAAGTTGGGCACACTTCCAGGAAGCGGACAAGTTTCCGAGAAGAGCGGTACAGGAGATTCCGCAGCTATTGTAGGAAGAAACATTTCCTTGACACCACCATTGATTGTTGATTTGGAAGAGACCGAAATCTTGGGTTCCGTTGTAGTTGAGGGCTCCGACAGCTTGATCGTTGAAGGATGATTCGTGTTGGATCAAACAGATCCAGTTGGCGAGAGTGGTCAAGTTGGTTACTCCATAGTCGTGGTAGAGGATACGAGCCATTTCGCAACGGCTGTAAACCCTGGCTTGAGCACAGGAAACGAGGACGAGGAGGGCAATAACTGCGATGGCTTTCATTTTGAATAGTTCGGTTCTTCGGTAGATACAAGGAACTGATGAAGACTGACTGAACTATTTTCTCTTTTATACTTTTTCCACCCTCGTCAGAGGCTTGTCAGTTGTCGCATTCATAATTGAATTCGATTTTAGATAACAACAGTAtgcgtgtttttgtttttttatttaatcgTAACAAACAAAACTATTGTTCCACCTTCAATGTTCCTAATTTTCTACCGATCGCTGATCTAGAAGCTCAAGTGGTTTAATTTCGTTGCTGCTAAAAATATACTCTTTTTGGATAATATAGTTGGCACATCATATCAGTAAGTTTATCAGAAATTGACGAGTTTCCATCGCTGGCGTCATTAAAGCTAACTTATATTTATTATCTATTATCTATTTATGTTTTTACTAGAAAAAATTCCGCAACATGTCCGAAATCTGGAAATAAATGGTTTGGTAttgtatggaagatatttttatttttcgatcTTCCATCTTTGAGCCATGTTTGTATTGCATGTGGTGGCAAAGTTAGGCTGCGTGATATTCAGTGACTAATTACTCTAATACATTTATGTtttgaatttgatgaaaaaataagTAGGAAGTCCTAAACCAACAGAATAACAGACGAAATCATGTTAGAGTTGTGGTATCTTGTATTACTAAATTAATA of Hermetia illucens chromosome 4, iHerIll2.2.curated.20191125, whole genome shotgun sequence contains these proteins:
- the LOC119654090 gene encoding lysozyme 2-like; this encodes MARILYHDYGVTNLTTLANWICLIQHESSFNDQAVGALNYNGTQDFGLFQINNQWWCQGNVSSYNSCGISCTALLGNLSASWKCAQLVYKQQGFKAWYGWLNYCNGTAPSVADCI
- the LOC119654092 gene encoding lysozyme 2-like, with amino-acid sequence MARILYHDYGVTNLTTLANWICLIQHESSFNDQAVGALNYNGTQDFGLFQINNQWWCQGNVSSYNSCGISCTALLGNLSASWKCAQLVYKQQGFKAWYGWLNYCNGTAPSVADCI